The following are encoded together in the Pedobacter steynii genome:
- a CDS encoding RagB/SusD family nutrient uptake outer membrane protein encodes MKKNIYIKWIGAFVIVLAISSCKKDFLNRPPQDQLSDATFWKTENDLFSALNDTYSSTLPGEGGTIYDDAKTDNAYGQYPWESTATVVSAGDITSTTDAGWSFGAIRSANLLLENADKVQMDAGRKERYKAEARFLRAFSYLDLLNKFGDVPLITKTLQFAEVDVKRAPKAEVYKFIIDELTAVAQILPQTYAGGKYNDKGRVTKGAAIALKARAALYNSDWKVATDAAKEVMTLGYSLFKVSAETGDDLGDDYSKWATFSNAAEEKKFRLGIRSYEQIFWAKNKQNSEVILDRQYIQQKDANTLNTFLPSANLGGWSSVTPTQELVNDYLNYKTGEPVPVVDPAVRATLFKNNDAAFANEYKNRDPRFYATVQFVGSPWNNIESGYEFAWNGGGNNNSSTGYNFRKMVDPEIYKAQLDNYSNVILIRYAEILLTYAEAQNELAGPDASVYQALNDIRDRAGMPQVDQAKYNSKTSLRELIHRERRIELALEGQRYMDIRRWKIAPQVMKNITDIRNTLAQKRVWTDKLYLMPIPQNQMDLSNAILTQNTGY; translated from the coding sequence ATGAAAAAGAATATTTATATCAAATGGATTGGTGCTTTTGTTATCGTACTGGCTATCAGCTCCTGCAAAAAAGACTTTTTAAACAGACCTCCACAGGATCAGTTGTCGGACGCCACTTTCTGGAAAACAGAAAATGACCTGTTTTCAGCATTAAATGACACCTACAGCTCCACCCTTCCCGGTGAAGGCGGTACTATCTATGATGATGCCAAAACCGATAACGCCTATGGTCAGTATCCATGGGAAAGTACAGCCACCGTCGTTTCCGCAGGAGACATTACTTCTACCACCGATGCAGGATGGAGTTTTGGAGCCATCAGAAGTGCCAATCTCCTCTTAGAAAATGCAGACAAAGTACAAATGGATGCCGGCAGAAAAGAAAGGTATAAAGCGGAAGCCAGGTTCCTAAGGGCATTCTCTTATCTGGATCTGCTCAATAAGTTCGGAGATGTTCCGCTGATTACCAAAACCCTTCAGTTTGCAGAAGTAGACGTCAAGAGAGCCCCAAAAGCAGAAGTTTACAAGTTCATTATAGACGAACTGACAGCAGTAGCTCAGATCCTGCCTCAGACTTATGCCGGAGGGAAATATAACGACAAAGGCAGGGTTACCAAAGGTGCGGCAATTGCCCTTAAAGCCAGAGCTGCGTTATACAATTCGGACTGGAAAGTTGCTACAGATGCCGCTAAAGAAGTCATGACATTAGGTTATTCCTTATTCAAAGTAAGTGCAGAAACCGGCGATGATTTAGGTGACGACTATAGCAAATGGGCTACTTTCAGCAATGCTGCAGAAGAGAAAAAATTCCGTCTGGGTATCAGAAGCTATGAGCAGATTTTCTGGGCAAAGAACAAGCAAAACAGCGAGGTGATCCTTGACAGGCAGTACATCCAACAAAAAGATGCCAATACCCTGAATACCTTTTTACCTTCTGCAAACCTTGGGGGATGGTCTTCTGTAACGCCTACCCAGGAACTGGTAAATGACTACCTGAACTATAAAACAGGAGAACCTGTACCAGTGGTAGATCCTGCAGTACGTGCCACACTCTTCAAAAACAACGATGCAGCATTTGCCAATGAATATAAAAACCGTGATCCAAGGTTTTATGCGACTGTTCAATTTGTGGGAAGCCCCTGGAATAACATAGAAAGCGGGTATGAATTTGCCTGGAATGGCGGAGGTAACAACAACTCCTCTACAGGATATAATTTCAGAAAAATGGTTGACCCTGAAATTTATAAGGCCCAGCTGGACAATTATTCCAATGTGATCCTGATCCGCTATGCAGAAATTCTATTGACTTATGCGGAGGCTCAGAATGAATTGGCAGGCCCAGATGCCTCCGTTTATCAGGCACTTAATGACATCAGAGACAGGGCAGGTATGCCGCAGGTAGATCAGGCAAAGTACAATTCCAAAACATCTTTACGGGAATTAATCCATAGAGAAAGAAGGATCGAACTTGCCCTTGAAGGTCAGCGTTATATGGATATCCGCAGATGGAAGATTGCGCCGCAGGTGATGAAGAACATTACGGATATAAGGAATACACTGGCTCAGAAAAGAGTATGGACAGACAAATTGTACCTGATGCCAATTCCACAGAACCAGATGGACTTATCAAACGCAATACTCACACAAAATACTGGTTATTAA
- a CDS encoding discoidin domain-containing protein gives MKKNLLLAILIAVATMTTFSCKRAVEVPANGQIRANAIAGTGDGPQSGLNNLNVVYFIPSDLDTVPGYQQRINGVMVYTQNFISKWMNHWGYTNKTIGLPVNAQGKLKMAVIRGAQPKAQYPYEGGAGAVMTEVNAYYSAHPTEKTSDHILVIMPTYSYGSNGDPSGGPFYGIGRWCFALDYTGLDTLNLGKPDDKFSTKWIGGFAHELGHGINLPHNGGAQSQNISYGTTLMGYGNGTLGKSATYLSPADAAILANGQTFSTASRSDWYADPGFQLKKLFAKYQNGNIIVSGKFSTTKAVKDIAFYHRNKGNDNGGYNSVTFAAKPVGTDSFYVSMPVSDFRDKANTNYEFTIRYVHENGSISTYATDYSFANDVPVINFGDKPVYNKSTWSITSFSSQETASESGAAVNVIDDAVNTYWHSRWSSSAASYPHYLVINMGARKDVNRFTFRQRDSRKVKLLEILTSNNGSSWTSLGDFTLLDTTTPQDIILSTVKNFKYFKLNMKSSYDGAQFAALSEVGTYKD, from the coding sequence ATGAAAAAAAACCTATTACTAGCCATTCTAATTGCGGTGGCAACGATGACGACTTTTAGCTGTAAAAGAGCAGTAGAAGTCCCGGCTAACGGACAAATCCGGGCAAATGCTATAGCTGGTACCGGCGATGGTCCACAATCTGGCTTAAACAACCTCAATGTCGTTTACTTCATCCCTTCAGATTTAGACACCGTTCCAGGTTACCAACAACGGATAAATGGCGTAATGGTCTATACCCAGAATTTTATTTCCAAATGGATGAACCACTGGGGATATACCAATAAAACAATTGGATTGCCTGTTAACGCGCAGGGAAAATTAAAGATGGCGGTCATCAGAGGGGCACAACCTAAAGCTCAATATCCTTATGAGGGCGGAGCCGGAGCAGTAATGACAGAGGTTAATGCTTATTATTCGGCACATCCGACAGAAAAAACCAGCGACCATATTCTGGTGATTATGCCTACTTATTCCTATGGCTCAAACGGTGATCCTAGCGGAGGGCCGTTTTACGGAATCGGCCGCTGGTGTTTCGCACTGGATTACACTGGCCTGGATACCCTCAACCTGGGTAAACCAGATGACAAATTCTCTACTAAATGGATTGGTGGCTTTGCGCATGAGCTGGGACATGGCATCAACCTTCCGCATAATGGCGGAGCTCAGTCTCAAAATATTTCGTACGGTACCACCTTGATGGGCTACGGAAATGGGACTCTTGGCAAATCAGCTACTTATCTCTCTCCTGCAGACGCCGCCATCCTTGCCAATGGCCAGACTTTCAGTACCGCATCCAGATCAGATTGGTATGCAGATCCGGGATTCCAGCTTAAAAAACTTTTCGCAAAGTATCAAAATGGGAATATCATTGTTTCCGGAAAATTCTCCACTACCAAAGCGGTGAAGGATATAGCCTTTTATCACAGAAATAAAGGAAATGATAATGGTGGATACAATTCGGTGACCTTTGCGGCAAAGCCAGTTGGAACGGATAGCTTTTACGTGAGCATGCCTGTTTCAGACTTCAGGGATAAAGCGAATACCAATTATGAATTTACGATACGTTATGTCCATGAAAACGGCAGTATAAGTACTTATGCAACCGATTATTCATTTGCCAATGATGTTCCTGTCATCAATTTCGGCGACAAGCCCGTTTACAATAAATCGACATGGAGCATTACTTCTTTCAGCTCGCAGGAAACGGCAAGTGAAAGTGGAGCAGCCGTTAACGTAATTGATGATGCAGTGAATACTTACTGGCATTCCCGTTGGTCTTCCAGTGCTGCCAGTTACCCACATTACCTGGTGATTAACATGGGTGCACGCAAAGACGTTAACAGGTTTACCTTCAGACAGAGAGATTCCAGAAAAGTAAAGCTTCTTGAAATTCTAACCAGTAACAATGGCTCCAGCTGGACCAGTCTTGGTGATTTCACCTTACTGGATACGACCACTCCACAGGATATCATTTTATCAACCGTTAAAAATTTCAAGTATTTTAAGTTAAACATGAAATCTTCTTATGACGGTGCACAGTTCGCAGCACTCAGCGAAGTGGGTACTTATAAAGACTAA
- a CDS encoding PNGase F N-terminal domain-containing protein has protein sequence MRTLLTGCVLLLMGSPLFAQKKNADLSQAVVTYKFRSNGKDVGGELKLFTNGTQARVARQGKQTEEQFLQFKEAASYQVLNNKGMAYTFKKPFSEYTKAELLPGIDTICGIACKKAKLFIRSNTIEVWYNTDLKIKGTPTISIAPDMGLVLKVIRNGNSETVASRIDYRKITAEELNWPAQWGKLLDEPAYQRQIIESRYQTIRIFNDEQIHFGRKIENPTGERANVTYHFSGGTVILKKVKLPETSAGQNLFAELIQHSNGDAYDRTGSVFMIPVDRKVSFLQALQNGLQVLPVYEGKNGKKYQGVTATDQYLPPLELMRFFTSFGAGHFNEQAKIQGYNWADSVVYKQDITALLPSLQGEVWIGVFIGNYDKGGHKASLNFKYYPGDGAEDKNLKKTWMMPAFNTTNLMEMAGQEYGTMFDKDSLTVTVDVPAGVKNLRLRYLTTGHGGWENGDEFVPKQNEIFVDGKRVYHFIPWREDCATYRMLNPASGNFGNGLSSSDLSRSNWCPGTITLPVEIPLPELKEGKHTLKVAIPLGKPEGTSFSAWNVSGVLIGERE, from the coding sequence ATGAGAACCTTACTAACCGGATGTGTATTGCTTTTAATGGGCTCACCATTATTTGCGCAGAAAAAGAATGCTGATCTTTCCCAGGCGGTTGTTACGTATAAATTCCGTAGCAATGGGAAAGATGTTGGCGGAGAGCTAAAACTATTTACCAATGGAACCCAGGCACGCGTAGCCCGTCAGGGTAAACAAACTGAAGAACAATTCCTGCAATTTAAAGAAGCTGCAAGTTATCAGGTGCTGAACAACAAGGGAATGGCTTATACCTTTAAAAAGCCATTTTCTGAATATACCAAAGCGGAACTGCTGCCAGGTATAGATACCATCTGTGGCATCGCCTGTAAAAAGGCAAAGCTCTTTATCCGTTCCAATACGATTGAGGTATGGTACAATACTGACTTAAAAATCAAAGGTACACCGACGATTTCTATTGCACCCGATATGGGCCTGGTACTTAAAGTGATCCGCAACGGGAATTCTGAAACAGTGGCAAGCCGTATCGATTATCGCAAAATTACCGCGGAGGAACTGAACTGGCCTGCACAATGGGGAAAGTTATTGGATGAACCGGCTTATCAGCGTCAGATCATAGAAAGCCGGTATCAGACGATCCGGATTTTCAATGATGAACAGATTCACTTTGGCCGGAAAATAGAAAACCCAACCGGGGAGCGGGCCAATGTTACCTATCATTTTTCCGGCGGTACCGTAATCCTTAAAAAAGTGAAGCTGCCTGAAACTTCGGCCGGACAAAACCTGTTTGCTGAATTGATACAACATTCTAACGGAGATGCATACGACCGTACCGGATCCGTATTTATGATCCCGGTAGACCGGAAAGTATCTTTTCTTCAGGCCCTTCAGAACGGCTTACAGGTACTCCCTGTATATGAGGGAAAAAACGGGAAGAAATATCAGGGGGTAACCGCTACGGATCAATATCTCCCGCCACTGGAACTGATGCGTTTTTTCACTTCTTTCGGAGCCGGACACTTTAACGAACAGGCAAAAATACAGGGATACAACTGGGCAGATTCGGTAGTATACAAACAAGATATTACAGCATTGCTGCCAAGCTTACAAGGCGAAGTATGGATCGGGGTTTTTATTGGGAACTATGATAAAGGCGGGCATAAAGCGAGCCTGAATTTTAAATATTATCCGGGAGATGGAGCTGAAGATAAAAACCTTAAAAAGACCTGGATGATGCCGGCCTTTAACACCACGAATCTGATGGAGATGGCAGGGCAGGAGTATGGGACAATGTTCGACAAGGATTCGCTTACCGTAACCGTAGATGTGCCTGCAGGGGTTAAAAACCTTCGCTTAAGGTACCTGACTACCGGACATGGTGGATGGGAGAACGGAGATGAATTTGTGCCTAAACAAAATGAGATTTTTGTGGACGGAAAACGGGTTTATCATTTTATCCCATGGAGGGAAGATTGTGCGACTTACCGCATGTTGAATCCTGCTTCAGGTAATTTTGGCAATGGCTTGTCTTCTTCAGACCTGAGCCGCTCCAACTGGTGTCCGGGTACAATTACCCTTCCGGTGGAAATTCCTTTGCCGGAGCTGAAGGAAGGAAAGCATACGCTAAAGGTGGCTATTCCGCTGGGTAAACCGGAAGGAACGAGCTTCAGTGCATGGAATGTCTCTGGTGTACTGATCGGAGAGCGGGAATAG
- a CDS encoding helix-turn-helix domain-containing protein: MELNLPYINPVNFAKTLVNNYGFSINEAWNSHHLALPDRIGEGILQLFIRKDIHFFRGKWKFLEDTTFLSNDPVGQKGLIDFRLNKHGNIHSSFIEGIKRFEWEITETDGIRFFIPEVYLNIDKHKLTDQFEKYCNNKHIVNLQKQIFNIPIGQASNTILLESKMLEFIYFWMDSIKNNNLDRHFEGIRDSRLAALDEARFLIETDTSNILIIKQLSRKVGLNECDLKRDFRKVYGLPLHQYKIKFRMEQARELIQNTDLPIQEICNRLGYTNRSHFSKLYERFFGVSPAMARTACIKRF; the protein is encoded by the coding sequence ATGGAACTAAACTTACCATATATTAACCCTGTCAACTTCGCAAAAACACTGGTCAACAACTATGGTTTCAGTATCAATGAGGCCTGGAATTCACATCATCTGGCATTACCAGACCGTATTGGTGAAGGTATACTGCAATTGTTTATCCGTAAAGACATCCACTTCTTCAGAGGGAAATGGAAATTTCTGGAGGATACAACTTTCCTGTCAAATGACCCTGTCGGACAAAAAGGCCTCATCGATTTCAGGTTGAATAAGCACGGTAACATTCATTCCTCCTTTATAGAAGGGATTAAACGGTTTGAATGGGAGATCACTGAGACAGACGGCATCAGGTTCTTTATTCCTGAAGTTTACCTGAATATCGATAAACATAAACTTACCGATCAGTTTGAAAAATACTGCAACAACAAACATATTGTAAACCTGCAAAAACAAATCTTCAACATTCCCATCGGTCAGGCATCCAATACCATCCTGCTGGAAAGCAAGATGCTGGAATTTATCTATTTCTGGATGGATTCTATAAAGAACAATAATTTAGACCGACATTTTGAAGGCATTAGAGATTCCCGTCTGGCCGCTCTCGATGAAGCCAGGTTCCTGATCGAAACCGACACCTCCAATATTTTAATCATCAAACAGCTGAGCCGTAAAGTAGGCTTAAATGAATGTGACCTGAAACGGGATTTCAGAAAAGTATACGGACTGCCGCTGCACCAGTACAAAATTAAGTTTCGGATGGAACAGGCGCGTGAGCTGATCCAGAATACCGACCTTCCTATACAGGAAATCTGTAACAGGTTGGGTTATACCAATCGTTCACATTTTTCTAAACTTTACGAAAGGTTTTTTGGTGTTTCTCCGGCTATGGCGAGAACAGCTTGTATCAAAAGGTTCTAA
- a CDS encoding alpha/beta hydrolase → MKKSILAVFTLFIILSGCSSTKQVTSSSTEKKLKNVAYGKHPRNVMDVYLPAGRSKQTPLVLLIHGGAWVKAGKEDAQEYADSLFNNHIAVVSINYRYASTDSVHYLQMMEDVDNALNYCIANAQDWNIRKDNFSLTGGSSGAHVALLYSYTTNKKIKAIVDLCGPTNLADTTVLNYSAKVGLLGVIEMMTGKKYIRGQALDPAYANSSPITHIKNIPTLIIHGTTDPVVHFSQSQQLSDQLKAKNVIHKLLPIPGAGHDLNTKKDPATRTLVYHEAINWISKYGK, encoded by the coding sequence ATGAAAAAGTCCATACTTGCTGTATTTACCTTGTTTATCATCCTCAGTGGCTGCTCCTCCACAAAACAGGTTACTAGCTCTTCCACAGAAAAAAAACTAAAAAACGTCGCTTATGGGAAACATCCAAGAAATGTAATGGATGTCTATTTGCCGGCAGGTAGAAGTAAACAAACTCCTCTTGTATTGCTGATCCATGGTGGGGCATGGGTAAAAGCTGGGAAAGAAGATGCGCAGGAATACGCAGATTCTCTATTCAACAACCACATTGCCGTAGTCAGCATTAATTACCGCTATGCCAGTACCGACAGCGTACATTATCTTCAAATGATGGAAGATGTAGACAATGCCTTAAATTATTGTATTGCTAATGCCCAGGACTGGAACATCAGAAAGGATAATTTTAGCCTTACCGGTGGTAGTTCAGGAGCACATGTTGCCTTATTGTACAGCTATACCACTAACAAAAAAATTAAGGCCATTGTTGACCTGTGCGGTCCGACCAACCTGGCAGATACCACCGTCCTGAATTATTCCGCAAAAGTCGGACTGCTTGGCGTCATAGAAATGATGACCGGTAAAAAATACATCAGAGGTCAGGCTCTGGACCCTGCCTATGCCAATTCCAGTCCGATTACCCACATTAAGAATATTCCTACACTGATCATTCATGGGACTACTGATCCCGTTGTTCATTTCTCTCAGTCACAACAATTAAGCGATCAGCTCAAAGCTAAAAATGTAATCCATAAATTATTGCCAATTCCAGGGGCTGGCCATGATCTGAATACAAAGAAAGATCCGGCGACCCGGACATTGGTTTATCATGAAGCCATTAACTGGATCAGTAAATACGGAAAATAG
- a CDS encoding alpha/beta hydrolase: MRKLIPTLLLATLTLTVCAQKNQEVKPLVPKEVAERLIPQFKPAAFWPVTVLNMENIRSVRKKEQERTIPVLKNADSVDITYINIPGLNPKDPEIPIRIYKPKHLTLAPLLLLFHGGGFIYGDLNSDHQMAANTAIRAGVVVVSVQYRLAPENIYPAGVNDGYAALLWSVKHAAEIGADPKHIAVGGGSAGAAVAGTVVLSARDRNGPKIGLQVLLFPPADLDTTRTSVVEYYNIPGVKGADISPLLNMYIGADNVKKGLIPDHALPGLAKNLQGLPPTYVVTCGVDPLRDGALDYANRLIATGIPVELHNYPGYPHGALPDRFYGEFYSILNQYLK, translated from the coding sequence ATGAGAAAACTGATACCAACATTACTGTTAGCCACGCTAACTTTAACGGTCTGCGCACAGAAAAACCAGGAGGTCAAACCTTTGGTACCAAAAGAAGTGGCGGAAAGACTTATTCCCCAATTCAAACCCGCAGCCTTCTGGCCGGTCACCGTTCTGAATATGGAAAATATTCGCAGCGTCAGAAAAAAGGAGCAGGAAAGAACCATCCCGGTACTTAAAAATGCCGATAGTGTAGACATCACCTATATCAATATTCCCGGTTTAAACCCCAAAGATCCGGAAATCCCGATCCGCATTTATAAGCCTAAACATTTGACATTAGCGCCCTTGTTACTGCTGTTTCATGGTGGTGGGTTCATATATGGTGATTTAAACAGCGACCATCAAATGGCCGCCAATACTGCCATCAGAGCCGGTGTAGTGGTAGTTTCTGTCCAGTATCGTCTGGCGCCGGAAAACATTTATCCTGCAGGGGTAAATGACGGATATGCCGCCTTATTGTGGAGTGTAAAACATGCTGCAGAAATCGGCGCCGATCCCAAACATATTGCAGTAGGTGGCGGAAGTGCCGGTGCCGCAGTTGCCGGAACAGTTGTACTCAGCGCAAGAGATAGAAACGGACCCAAGATAGGTTTACAGGTTTTGCTATTCCCACCAGCAGATTTAGACACCACCAGGACCTCAGTCGTAGAATACTATAACATCCCAGGTGTAAAAGGAGCTGACATCAGTCCTTTGTTAAATATGTACATTGGGGCTGACAATGTAAAAAAGGGTTTGATACCGGATCATGCTTTACCCGGCCTGGCCAAAAACCTCCAGGGCCTGCCTCCTACTTATGTGGTCACCTGTGGTGTTGACCCTTTGCGTGACGGCGCCCTGGACTATGCAAACAGGCTGATCGCTACCGGTATTCCGGTTGAGCTGCACAACTACCCAGGATATCCACATGGTGCGTTACCTGACCGGTTTTACGGTGAATTTTACAGCATTTTAAATCAGTACCTTAAATAA
- a CDS encoding serine hydrolase domain-containing protein, whose amino-acid sequence MKTSIFNLLVLGLFMQQYAFGQAKTLQPGSPSASGFSEERLLRIDQTLKQYIDSNWINGAAAFIARDGKIVYHKAFGKDDVKKNTPLQKDAIFRIASQTKAITSTAVMILFEEGKFLLDDPISKYIPSFAKPALLQTFNEKDSSYTTVPAKREITIRDLLSHTSGIDYAQIGSPQMKAIYAKAGIEAGFVLKKQSLAEAINKLGKLPLIHNPGEKFTYSLSIDVLGRLVEIVSGMNLDDFFHQRIFEPLGMNDTYFYLPENKQGRLVKVYTENKQSHRPEPWTSDTFPGMTIDYPTNQNGYFAGGSALVSTIQDYAIFLQMLLNNGTYNGKKILARHTVEIMTKNQIGELSLGDDKFGLGFLITTAKGSLKLGQSEGSFSWGGFFGTVYWADPKEKLVALLFMQQYPFSRNELADKFRVLVYQSLE is encoded by the coding sequence ATGAAAACTTCTATTTTTAACCTCCTTGTATTAGGTCTGTTTATGCAGCAATACGCATTCGGACAAGCTAAGACTCTTCAACCAGGCAGCCCTTCGGCCAGCGGTTTTTCAGAAGAGCGCTTACTCCGTATCGATCAGACCTTAAAACAATATATAGACAGCAACTGGATTAACGGGGCCGCGGCATTTATCGCCAGAGATGGTAAAATTGTCTACCACAAAGCTTTTGGAAAAGACGACGTCAAAAAAAACACGCCACTTCAAAAAGACGCCATCTTTCGCATTGCCTCGCAGACAAAAGCCATCACCAGTACTGCGGTCATGATCTTATTTGAAGAAGGGAAATTCTTGTTAGATGATCCGATATCAAAATACATTCCTTCTTTTGCCAAACCTGCCTTATTACAAACCTTTAATGAGAAAGACTCCAGCTATACGACCGTACCGGCAAAGCGGGAAATTACGATTCGCGATCTGCTTAGTCATACTTCAGGGATCGACTATGCCCAGATCGGCTCCCCGCAAATGAAAGCGATATATGCCAAGGCCGGCATTGAGGCAGGTTTTGTTCTGAAAAAACAAAGTTTAGCCGAGGCCATCAATAAGTTAGGGAAGCTCCCATTAATTCATAATCCCGGAGAAAAATTCACCTATAGCTTAAGTATTGATGTATTGGGTCGCCTGGTTGAAATTGTCTCCGGTATGAACCTGGACGACTTTTTCCATCAACGGATTTTTGAACCGCTGGGCATGAATGACACCTATTTTTATCTCCCCGAAAACAAACAGGGACGTCTGGTAAAAGTTTACACTGAAAATAAACAAAGCCACCGACCAGAACCCTGGACCAGTGACACCTTTCCCGGCATGACCATCGATTATCCCACTAACCAGAACGGATATTTTGCAGGCGGTTCGGCTCTGGTATCGACCATACAGGATTATGCCATCTTCCTGCAGATGCTGCTAAATAACGGAACTTATAACGGCAAAAAGATCCTGGCCAGACATACCGTAGAAATCATGACTAAAAACCAGATCGGTGAGCTTTCCTTAGGTGACGATAAGTTTGGTCTTGGTTTTTTAATTACCACAGCGAAAGGCAGTTTAAAACTCGGGCAGTCTGAGGGCAGCTTTTCCTGGGGTGGTTTTTTCGGCACCGTTTATTGGGCAGATCCCAAAGAAAAACTGGTTGCATTACTGTTTATGCAGCAATACCCATTTAGCCGGAATGAATTAGCTGACAAATTCAGGGTACTGGTCTATCAATCACTGGAATAA